CCTGTAAAATATGATTTTGCCCTATTTGGATTAGGGGTTTTTGAAAAGTTTTAATACTTGTCCACATTTACGTCTGTAAGTGTTTTTACGAAAGCTACCAAAGCCATTTGTTCTTTCTTGGTTAAGTTTAACTCATCAAAAGGAAGCGTTTGTCTTTCTAGTTCAAAACCCATTCCTGCTCCTCCACCCTTATTATAAAAATCCATGACTTCCTCCAAGGTTGCATATACACCATTATGCATATAGGGCGCTGTTACTTCGACATTACGTACCGTAGGTGTCTTGAACATTCCACGGTGCAACTCTTCCTCGAATCTCCAAAAGAAACCCAAATCGTCATCCAGTTCTCTGTTGCTATTGGTTTTAGGCACACCTATGACCTCTTTTTCCGTTTCGGTGTAGAATGGAGGTACCGTTCCGTTGGTCAAGGGCATAAAATGGCATGTTGCACATAAAGCTTTCCCCATAAAAAGATTCATTCCTAGTTTTTCTTCACTAGTAAAGGTGTTTTCTTCTCCCCTTATATTCTTATCAAATTTAGAGTTAAAACCATTTAAGGTCCCCACATAGGCAGAGATCGCATTAATAACATGAGTGTTCTTTAAGTGCACATCTCCAAAAACATTTTTAAACATTTTTTCATAAAGGGTATCTTGTAATATCTTATCAGAAAACTGATGTACCGTAGCGTTAAATTCCTTTTTATTAGTAAATACAGCAGAAATTTGATCGTTTAAAGTTGGCGAGCGTCCGTCCCAAAAGAAATTTTTCTGATAAATAGAATTTATTAATGTTGGGGTATTACGTTCTAACGGTTTTTGAGCGTTATCCAAATTTACTGTTAGCCCATCTGCATAAGCTTTTTCTGGGTTATGACAGGTTGCACAGGCCATTTTACCATTAGCAGCCAGTTTCTTATCCATAAAAAGTCTCTTCCCCAATACTATTTTTTCAGGTGTCGGGTGTCTTTCTATAGGCGGTGTAAAATAAGTTTTATTAAAGGAGTTGTTTTCAAAAAAAGTGGTCGCTTCAAAATTGAAAGGTTTATTATCTACATTCTCCCATTCACCGCTTTTATTCCTAATCGCTGTCCAGTCCCTAGTAATAGGGTTAAAATAATCCCTTATGAAGACAAATCTGTCAAAAGAATCAAAATCTTCATTTCTTTTAATATAGTTAATAGCTTTGTTGATATTTCCTATGAAAGACGAATCTAAACTTTCTGATTTGTCCTTTATTATTTGAGCCAATGTTAGTTCATAGCATTTTTTCAGATTTTCTAAGGAAATAGAGGTTTCCGAAATACCCAAATGACTAACTGGCGTATCAAAACCCGATATACTGTGACTAACAATCCTTAATAACTGCTGATGCACAGCTATAAAAAATCGCTGGGAAGTCAAAGGCCTATTAGCAATTGTTTGTATTAAATTTTTCAATAGCCCTTTTGTCATACGAACTTCTACCTTAAACTGCTCTTTTGAAAGAGCCCCATCATAGATGCTTTCTTCAATCTTTTGAAGACCAAAGGGCTTCATAATTTTACCCGTATCCTCCTTGTATACTGGAAGTGCAGGTCCATTGGCTCTATGCCCTACTTCTGGATTTAGATATGAGGCATATGGTTCTGCCTTTTTAAATTCCTGTCTTGCTAAAATAAAAATTCGCTTTGCTTCGCTATTAGAAGGATTTAATGTGGATAATGTATCCATATAAAGAGCACAATTAGTCGCCGCCTGTAAGTAAAGGTTTTGTACTTTTTCCCATTTTGGGCGTGGTATTCCTTTTTTCTTTTGACATGAACTACCTAAAAAAAGAATCAAGATAAAAATGAGGTTATAGTTGAGTTTCATTAGTTATGATTGAAAAGTTAAATTAAAAGAGCCTCCATTTTACAATGGAGACCCTCTTTTAAATACGTAATCTAAAATTAACGGGGCAAACCTTTAAGAATAACAATTTGGCCCCCTTGGTCATCCTCTCTTGCACCTGCTGCAATAGCTTCTGCATTGGTTTCCATATCATGACCATCCAAGCCTTTAAAATCATCACTCTCCCAATAGTGCGGTTGTAAGTTTAAAAGGAAGGTTCCTGGTTCTCCCACCTTATCGGATATGTCTACGAGTGCCCCAAACTCTCCGCTAAAACCAGTACTCCCGGTCGGGTCTAAATCTTGCCTAACTATCATCTCCAATACTACTCTGGAATTATTTCCGTTTAAATCCGTTTGATAAATGTATGCCGCATGACCTCTATCAAAAGAATTAGGGTCTTCTTGTAGATAGATAAAATTTTCAGTGACCGTAATATTGTCAGGGCTTTGTAATTCAGCAAGATTACCATCTGCGTTATTGGTGTCGGTATTCCCGCTAATTATCTGGGTTAATTTCCCGGTTAATGGGGAATCTTCGTCCAATTCTAATTTGTAGGCCGTACCCCAGTCGTTGTAGGTTCCTCTTCCTGGGCCTCTACCCGTTACCGCAAAGAATATATTTCTACCCAATGCATCAGACCCTTTCTGATAATCTACATCTTCAACCCTCATAAAAGCAGAAGCAAAAACACCAACACAAGCATCTTCCATTTCAGATTTGGTTAACGCTGCACCGTCTACAATTTCCACAAACTCCACGTCATATGTGACCTGAAAATCCAAATTAGATTCGTTATAAATGGTATTCGCCTGAACATCTTTAAGGCCGCCTGCACCATCGGAAACCTGCTTTAACCTAAGTACATATATTTTTCCTCCATCTAAGTCTGCATCTCCATTTTCCGAATAGTATAATGTTACTTGACCTTCAGAACCACTAGAATCATCGTCCCCGCCTATTATAACCGTCTTACCGGCATAAGCGTCTTTGGGTAGCGGCACCGCATTTTCCCAAGCAAATTCTCCTAGGGCGTCCAAACCAAAATCAGCGGTCGGCGTTGGTGTAACTATATATGGATCTATTCCTTTTACGTCATAATTAAAACTTTCTGAAGCGGAAAGAAACAAATCTGTAGCACCACCGTGAATTTCTGCCTCCCACATGGTTGCTGAACACTGTCTCGCAAAATCAGCTACTCCAGAATTTAGTAACCAATCTCCTTCCAATGGATTTAAATTTGCATCTAGTTTAATACGAGCAACACCATAGTCATCTTCGGCATTTACAACATATAAATACCCATCACTATTTGGGTCTCTTAAAAACCCGGCACCATCCTGGGCTCCTACTAATTGGAATCCATTGGACAATGTATCTCTGGTGCTAATTAAGGAGTACGCCTTAACAAAATTGAATTGCGGTTGAATGGCTACCAGAGGCTCTAAGGCAGATTTGTTTTCGAACATTCCAGGCATAATAGTGAGGTCCTCACCATCTTTTCCGTCCTCACCGTCGATTCCATCAACACCATCAACGCCGTCAATACCATCAATACCATCTTCCGGGTTACAACTCCATAAAGAAATACCAATGAATGACCAGAACATTGCCCTGATCAATAATTTTTTTGATTTTTTCATTTTAGTAATAGTTTTAAGGTTATAAATTTTCCTCAAAATTATCACGACGACCTTAGGTTAAGGTATACTGAAAATTAGCATTATATTTTTTTAGTTTTAAGAAACCGTTAGCATGTAAAGTAATCGTAAGGTGATCATAAAGCCCAAATAAACTTAATGTTAAGCGCTCCCCAAACCCCATTTTCTAGGGACCTTAGAAACCTTTTCAACTAACAATACCCATTCTACCAAGATTCAAGGGTTGCTTTTTCCCGCCTTCGGCAATGGATTTATAAATGGCCTCTACTATAATCATGTCCCGTTTACCCATTTCGCCTGGGGCTACATTTACTGTATCTTTTAGAATATGTTTGGAAAAATCA
This genomic window from Maribacter sp. MJ134 contains:
- a CDS encoding cytochrome-c peroxidase: MKLNYNLIFILILFLGSSCQKKKGIPRPKWEKVQNLYLQAATNCALYMDTLSTLNPSNSEAKRIFILARQEFKKAEPYASYLNPEVGHRANGPALPVYKEDTGKIMKPFGLQKIEESIYDGALSKEQFKVEVRMTKGLLKNLIQTIANRPLTSQRFFIAVHQQLLRIVSHSISGFDTPVSHLGISETSISLENLKKCYELTLAQIIKDKSESLDSSFIGNINKAINYIKRNEDFDSFDRFVFIRDYFNPITRDWTAIRNKSGEWENVDNKPFNFEATTFFENNSFNKTYFTPPIERHPTPEKIVLGKRLFMDKKLAANGKMACATCHNPEKAYADGLTVNLDNAQKPLERNTPTLINSIYQKNFFWDGRSPTLNDQISAVFTNKKEFNATVHQFSDKILQDTLYEKMFKNVFGDVHLKNTHVINAISAYVGTLNGFNSKFDKNIRGEENTFTSEEKLGMNLFMGKALCATCHFMPLTNGTVPPFYTETEKEVIGVPKTNSNRELDDDLGFFWRFEEELHRGMFKTPTVRNVEVTAPYMHNGVYATLEEVMDFYNKGGGAGMGFELERQTLPFDELNLTKKEQMALVAFVKTLTDVNVDKY